TATGGTCAATGTTGTGTTGAGTTGTGACTCATGCTTAAAATGAGGTCCAATTAGCTATCTACTGTCTGCTGCTGTTATCCAGTTTTCTGTCATCCGTTGCTAGGTGACTGTTCAATGGAGACAGGCTCTCGTTGGTGGCCAAAGGAATCATTTTCACAGCTGGCAACATGTTTTTCTTTGTCATCGAGCTAAGATTTGGTGCCTATACTATATAAAGGCTAACATACTCTGTGTTACACAAGGTTTTGAACACTGGTGCCTGGTGTTcaaagtagataataaacatagTGGAGGTGAGCGGCTGCATGTATTTATTGTTCAACGTAAAACAGACATGACATGTGTTCTAGAATAACTAATACATGTTGTAAGATCTGCAAACACGCACATGCTACACacgaaatacaaaacaatattcatGGTGACCATCTGTACCCAGTGTTGTGAAACACTCAATACGACCTGACCACCTACGTTGACATGAGACAACTGATTATGTAAAACTGTCAGAGCAAGGCCATAGTTGTCAGTGCAAATTGGTCATGCTCAATATATTTGTTCCATATACTGTGGCTGAATTTTAATCTTGGTGGTACAAAGCAGTTTTCTGAAAGCCTTTCTGAAGCTGGTGTGACACAGCGGGTAAAGGACAGGGTTGATGGAGGAGTTGACCCACAGTAGCCAGAAAGAGATTTCATACAGGTAGTGCTGGACACATTGGGCATGACACGCTGCACGGATGATCATTAACAGTGTGTAGGGAGCCCAGCACAGGccaaatacacacacaatcaCTGCCAGGGACTTGGCAATCTTCTTGTCCTTTGAGAGACGGAAACGACTGGCAGTTACTTCAGACCGGCTGCGCTGTTTACTGAACGAGTGCTCCGCAGCCTGGAACCGCGTCCTGGAATGCTGGACCATATCGCCCACTTGCAGTGGAGGAAGGTCCAGAATACTGCGGTCCTTACTTGTCTCATGGTTGCTGTTCCCAGTTACTGCTGACACTTTAGCAGTAGATAGAATACCTCCTAACCTGGCAGCATTGTTTGGGATCCTTGGagcttcaccttccactggtctGACGAAGAATACATGCTGAACTCCAGCTTTCAGGGCCTCCATCTCACTGTCCCCAGGCCCCTCGACAGGCTGCTCATCCCTCACCTGGTTCCGCCTCCTGATGTTGATGTAGATGCTGATGTTGAAGTACATGACAGTAACAAATGGGGTGAAAAACTCAACGGTGGATGCTGTCATCAAGAAATACCAGTTGAAGTAAAACTCTGCGTGGCACTCTTTGTCGGGCACCACGCTACTACCAGCGATGTACTCCCAGATAATGATCGCTGGCCCATAGAGTAGGAAAGCAGCCAGCCACACACTCATCATCTTCAGAACAGCCTCCCGGGTCACACCTTTCTGACACCTGTAGCTCACCTGACACAGAAAGAAAGGAATGGTGGCATTATTAAAATGGAGTGTACACGGTTCTTGGTGCACTAAATAAAATCTTTCAATTATCATTTTTGATATGGCTTTACATTTCATTACTCCCGTCACTAGCAGGCAGTTGAAAATGAAACCTGCGCAGGAAAGGATAACCGTGCGTAAATGCTCTCACCGCTCGGGTGACAGATATAAATCTGTCGAAGCTGATCAGGACGATGTTGAACACTGATGCCGTGCATAAAGTATAGTCCACCACCAGCCATATCTTGCACAGACCTCGTCCGAGTCTCCACTCGCCGGTAATGACATAGGGGATATACGCAGGAATGCAAAAGCCTCCTGCAGGTGGGATGGAACACAAATGTTACGCACGACTATTAAACACGCATATGAAACGCGTTTTCAAATATTTTGGCAATATAGAACATTACAGAGAGAATATATGTATGGGCAGCAGTTGCTTATGAATCATGCACAACAGTATACCTTTACAACAATGGCACACAATGCATTTACGCACTCACCAACGAGTAAGTCGGCAATGGCCAAATTAAAAAAGAAAAAGTTCCCTTGAGTTCGCAAACTTTTCTCCACCACAAAGGCTAATATTACAAGTGCGTTGCCTAGCACAGTGGCGAAGACCAGAAGCGTCATGAGCACGGCCAAAAACACCGAGGTAGACGGAGAGAATTGTCCATAATGCGAACGCGGGTTCGCAGGCATCTCCATATCACCAAGCGCTGTGGCGTTTCCCTGGGTAACCACAGACCAGTTGAGCATCTCATTCGATTTCCAATGCGAAGTGACGGCCATGGAAGATCCAGCACCCATCAATAAAGATTCGGGTTGCATGGTccccatttttttttattatattagCTTAACCAGACAACTTCAATAGCATGTTAAAGCTAACATGTTCGTGTGAAGACTGAAAACGAGGAGGAAAATACCGTTTTTATAGGCTGCAGCCTACATAAAACGAGAGCTGCGTTTTTATTGGTTGTTTTGCAGTGCATGTGAGAACTGGGAAAAACAGGACATATGATGCCCATCTCCTCGGTCTGTTTGAGCAGACATTTTATAAAGACGGTGACATAAAGATTAGAATTGTGAATTCCTTAGAATACACAACATTTGAAAGCATATGGGTGTTCTGTATTTCTTTCTAAACATAACTTTTGCTGTTAGAAAATATGAATTTCCAAagcaaaaataaatgaaaattTCTGAAAGGTATTCCTGGAAATTATTTTTTATCTAATTtcttattaatattaatattgtcTCAGAGCACCTggctatactaaacaaaaatataaacgcaacatgcaacaatttcaaatattttactgagttacagttcataaggaa
The sequence above is a segment of the Salvelinus alpinus chromosome 33, SLU_Salpinus.1, whole genome shotgun sequence genome. Coding sequences within it:
- the LOC139563310 gene encoding histamine H3 receptor-like, with product MGTMQPESLLMGAGSSMAVTSHWKSNEMLNWSVVTQGNATALGDMEMPANPRSHYGQFSPSTSVFLAVLMTLLVFATVLGNALVILAFVVEKSLRTQGNFFFFNLAIADLLVGGFCIPAYIPYVITGEWRLGRGLCKIWLVVDYTLCTASVFNIVLISFDRFISVTRAVSYRCQKGVTREAVLKMMSVWLAAFLLYGPAIIIWEYIAGSSVVPDKECHAEFYFNWYFLMTASTVEFFTPFVTVMYFNISIYINIRRRNQVRDEQPVEGPGDSEMEALKAGVQHVFFVRPVEGEAPRIPNNAARLGGILSTAKVSAVTGNSNHETSKDRSILDLPPLQVGDMVQHSRTRFQAAEHSFSKQRSRSEVTASRFRLSKDKKIAKSLAVIVCVFGLCWAPYTLLMIIRAACHAQCVQHYLYEISFWLLWVNSSINPVLYPLCHTSFRKAFRKLLCTTKIKIQPQYMEQIY